ATCGGTTAAGGTAACGTTAGTAGCCCGGTTAGGCCCTAAATTTTCAACCCGAACTTTATACTCTAACTCATCACCCACATTAGCCACTTCTTTATCTACTGTTTTGGTTACCTGTAGATTAGCTGAAGTTGCGGGTATTTCTACTGTTACCTGGGCATTATCTTGCGTGGGATTCGAATCTTTTACTTCAGATAAAACAGAAACCAGGTTTGTTACTTCGGTTTTAGCTACTAACGCTCTGGCAATTACCGTAATAATTACTTTTTCCTTTAATTTTAAATTTCCTAGCTTAAACTGGAAGATCTTATTGTTACGATCCACAATAACATCGGCCGTACCAGGTGTATTTTGATAAGCTACATCATAGCTAACCACATCCATGTAAGCCCACGGAAAATCTTCTATTACCTGCACGTTAGTGGCTTCTTGCGGGCCGTAGTTGGTTACGGTTATTGTAAAAGTTACTTCTTCGCCGATTGGCACTTTTTTGCGCGACGAAATTTTAGTAACACTTAAATCTGCTTCAATTACATTGGCCAGAGATATATTATTATCCTGGAGGGTAACACTGCCGTTAATTGCAAAAAGACGTCCTTCTACGCTGGCACCATCGCTCAACCGAATGGCTTCGCCCGTAGGAGAATCATTGTTATTTACTAGAAAATTACCTCTTAAAGCCGAGTTGGCGCCTGTTATGCCCCCAGAAGTAGCTGGAACCATAACACCATTAATTTGAAAGAAAATGTTTTTTGCCTGGGTACCACTTTCTATATTGATAACAGAACCAGGTTCAAAAGTTAAATTTCCATCTATTTTAAAAATGAAAACGGCATCCGGGCGATTTAAGCCGTTCAGCCGCAACAGGCCAGACAAAAGCACATCAGGACTGCTAAAGCTGTATACACCCGGAGTTAAAACCATACCGTTTGTAACTGCCGGATCATTCTCGGGAGTAAAACCATTACCTAATTTGGGCTCCAGCGTATTGGTTGCCGACTGATTTTTTAAGAAATCATAGGCTTCTTTCGCACTTTGCTGCACAGCCTCGGCTGTTGCATTGTTTACTTCCGCGTTACGAAGAACCCGTCCTTGGTCTGTTTCCGGATTAAAACCAGTTAAGGAACCAGTAGTAACTGCCACATCCGCGTAAATTACCGTTTCCTCTGTACTTGTAATACCAGCCGGTCCTAGCACAGCAAAATTTTGAGCTGCCTTTAAATCCGGAGCCTTCTCTTGTTGCGCATATAGTTGAAATGCTGCAAAAAGTAACAAGATAATAATGGGTAATACTCTTTTCATATAATGATTATAATATATAAAGCATTTTGTAAGTCATTATGTAGCACGAACTTACTTAGTAATACATATAATTACTATATACAATTACAAATATGATTCCACTTTTATATATAATTACATATTAATACTAAAATTTTTATATTTTTTTTATTTACTACCATTTACCCAGCTTGATTTTTTGCTCTAAAAACAGAAAGCCCCGTCAGATTACTGACGGGGCTTTCTATAAACTTAACTATTTATATTTTAGATAAATACGTGCCGCTCGGCGTGATAAGATGATCGTACCAGAGGCCCAGCTTCTACGTATTTAAGTCCGCGATTTAGTCCTTCTTCCCGGTAATGGGCAAATAAATCCGGATGAATAAATTCGGCTACTTCTAAATGCCTTTTGGTAGGTTGCAAGTATTGGCCTAATGTAAGAATATCTAAACCGTTTGCCACCAGATCGTCCATGGCCTGGTAAACCTGATCTTTGGTTTCGCCTACGCCCAGCATAATGCCAGATTTAGTACGTTTGCCGTAAGCTTTAATGCGCTTAATCTGCTCCAGGCTGCGTTCGTATTTTGCCTGAGGCCGCACCATGCGGTATAATTCTTTAACGGTTTCCATGTTATGAGATACCACTTCCTGTCCCGCCGAAATCATGGTAGTTAAAGCGTCCCAATTGGCTTTTACATCCGGAATAAGGGTTTCGATGGTTGTTTCGGGTGATAATTGCTTTACCTGCACCACGGTTTCGTGCCAAATGCTGGCGCCACGGTCTTTTAATTCGTCCCGGTTTACCGAAGTAATAACGGCGTGTTTTACTCCCATCAGCTTAATGGCTTCGGCTACCCGGCGCGGCTCGTCCTGGTCGTATTCGTTCGGGCGCCCAGTTGTCACCGCACAAAACGAGCAACTACGGGTACAAACGTTACCCAAAATCATAAAAGTAGCTGTACCTGCTCCCCAACATTCGCCCATGTTAGGGCAATTGCCGCTTTCGCAGATGGTATGTAATTTATATTGATCTACCAGATTTCTAACCTTGGCGTATTCTTTCCCAACAGGTAATTTAACCCGTAACCAATCAGGCTTACGCGCTTTGACTGGCGCTTCTACCGGCTGAATAACCGGAAGCATAACAATTTCTTCCATAATACAAAGATAGGCAATTATTCGGATGCAATAAATTTCTTACAATTTAGCCGCAGTAAAACCTAAAGTAAATTAAGCTGCCTTTCTAAGCGACTAATTTAAGAAATTTTTAAAAATTTAAATTTTGATAGCTGAAAGCAAGTAACCAATTGCTCTGCATTAATAACAATAAATAAGGCAAGATGTTGCAACCTTATTAAGCTACCGCTTTTAAGAAATTAGCAATGCAATAAAAAGACAGGATTTTTTTTACTTCCGGCGACCGTAATACAGCGTTAAATAAAACGATGGAAAAAATTGAGAGTTATCTGCTTGCGGAATAATAACCATTTCCTTGGCAAAAGTTTCGAGCACAAAACCTACCTCTACCCCGGTAACATCTTCGCGGTAGCGGCCATACTCAAAATTAACCCCACCCCGCACATGCAATCCGGGCCGGATTTTACTTTCGCCTAAACCCGTAAAGAATGCAGCACTCCCCCGGATTCTATTTTCAAAATCGGTGTGGATTGCCGGGTTGTAGGCTTCTACCCGGTAATCAGCTACGGCATTAGGTCCGCGGGAATAATCGGTGTAGTCGTATACTATATAATAAGGAGCTAGTAAGCCAATAGAAGGTCCGGCCGAGAAAAAGCCATTAACCTGCACTCCCGCTTCCGGCGCTTTCCGGAAGAAAACGTATTCGCGGCCAATTTCGGGGCGAAGTACAAATAAGTAATTAGCTTTTCCGTATATAAAGGAGTTGCCGGTGCTGGCCGAGTAGCTGCGGTTTTCTTTGGGGTGCTTTACTTCTACTACTTCTAAAGCCCAAAATTTAAACCAGTTGTTTTGTAAGTAGCGCGACGATTTAATTACACCGCCCCCAATAAGCCCGCCGTTGGTATTAAAATTAATACCATAAGTAAACTCTTTTTGCGGCAATTGGTCGTCTTGCTGCGCGTAGGTAGGTATGGTAGCTAAACTAAGAGTAAAGAAAAAAAGTATATATTTTAACACTTTGATAACCATTTAAATTGGTTAAAATTAAATAAATTTACGGGCACCTCAAAAATAAGTTTATCCAGATAATATTTTCTATTTTAGTTAGTTACCTCTGCTATTAAACTTATATATTAATAAAAAGTATTATCCAGTTCGCCACAAAAGAACCCTTCCCAATACGCTATTTTCAAAAAAACTACTTCAAAGAAAACACCAACTTTATCTTATTGCTATTTAACTTAAAACTGTTGAAATTAAAATTTAGATCCTGAGAAAATCACGAAGGAAGGAATAAACCTTGGACTCTTTCAACAAAGTATTATACAGGCAATACGGTTGCCTATTACCCGGTTAAAATAAATTTTATGCCCATAATTTAAGCTGACCTTTTATCAAAAATTAAACGCTATTACCGTTGTTTCATTGTATCAAAGTAAAACTTAACCTTTGCCATCTCAGCAGCTAAAAAAAGAAGTTCCGGGTTTGCTGGCTAAGTTGTTAGTAGCAGCAAAATCCGGAACTCCTTTCTCTTTCTAATTATAATTATTTTTTAAATTTTCACTTCAATCTGATTAACTAAACCAACGCTTTTTTTACTTCTTCCAGTTTAATTCCTAAATGCGACCAATCGGAAGTGCATTCGCCATCTTGAATTAAAAGTAGTTGGGGTGATTCATGTCGTACGTCGAAAGTAGAGGCAATCTGGTTCGAAACTGTCCGGTAAGAAAGCAAATCTAAATAATAGGGCTTCACATTCTCTAAACCTACCGAATCCCATTGCCGCTCTAACCGGCTTTTAGCGGTGGCGCTGATGGAACACGAGGTGCTGTGTTTAAAAATAATAACTGGTTGCTGTTTTGATTCTGCTTTTATATTATCCAGTTGTTCGGCAGAGGTAAGGGCATTCCATTGAATCATGAATAATTCTTTTTTTATCGTAAATACATTAATTATTTTTTCTTCCGGTTACTCTTGCGTTTAATTTTAAGTTTTACGGGCTCGGTATAAGTAAACTGGTCTAGGTTATTATACTTGTAATCTTCCCAGGTTTCTTCTACTTCTACCCGCTTCCGGCTAGCTTTGCCCTTCTTATACGTAAAATAATTGGTATTTAGATGTGTTTCTTTGTAATCGGAATCAATACGAGCCGCCTCCCGTTTGCTACGCTTAGTTTCTGCTTTTAACTGACTGTTGCCCACAAAAGCAATTTGCGCAGATACCTGTATATGCAGACCTAGCATAAATATTATAAAAACAAAAGTAGTTTTTAACAATAATCCGGAGAGCAGTTTTGTATTCATAATGACTTCGATTTATATATCAGCATACACCTATTATACTGATTTTAAACGCTTTGGTTTTTGCTTTAAGCTTTTATAACTTTTCTTTTTCATTAATCCATTCTTATCGTAACTGGTGGGTTTACTTTGGCCAAATCCTTCCTGATTGGGAATGGTTGGATCAGCCTTTTTTTTAAAAAAAGCTAACCCACGCTTATTGCCAATTTTCGGGCAAGGAATTTTGCCGCTGTTACAACTTGTAAGCAATACCAAATAGATTAATAAAACCGGTAGAAAAACGCCAATGGACGTTATGCCATTTCTAAATAGCACTGGTAAATAGCTTCTATCGGGTTTAAACATAATAATATATAAATATAAGCCTAAATTAACAAACCAAATTATATAAACCAAATAAATATATAAATTTTACTATATTATTTTTAAAATTTCTCCTTCCCCGCTCTATATTTCTTTAATCAGGCTACTATTACTTCTAAAAAGCCTCGTAACAAACTAATTATAACAAAATTAGATACTCCATTATTTCTCCAGATTTATCACGATTTACCTCAAAATAATCTCATTAAATAAAACATGGTCTAAATTGGGCTTTTGATAATTTACTGCTTGTATTTCATTTATTAGTATTGCAGCAACTCTTCTATTTTTTGTTTTAATCGCTGAATCGGTAAAAATTCTTGTTCTAAGGGTGGTGAGAAAGGAACCGGCGTATCTAAACTACCCACCCGCACTACGGGGCTATCTAAATAGCGAAAACAATGCTCGGAGATCCAGGCACTTATTTCGGCTCCTATGCCCCCGGTTACCGTATCTTCGTGTACAATTAATACCCGGCCGGTTTTCTGAACAGTTGTGCGCACAGCTTCTTTATCCCAGGGCATTAAGGTTCTTAAATCCAATATATCGGCTTTTACTTGAGGCATGGCCTGGAGTAATTGCGTAGCCCAGTGCACTCCCATGCCGTAGGTGATAATCGAAAAATCAGGACCTTCAGCTACTAAGTTGGCTTTCCCAATTTCTAAGGTATAATAATCATACGGAATTTGAGCAGATAAGGAACGGTACAGTAATTTATGTTCGAAATACATTACCGGGTTGGGATCGGAGATAGCGGCATTCAACAATCCTTTGGCATCGTAAGGGTTAGAAGGATACACAATCTTCAAACCAGGGGTATGAAAAAACCAGGCTTCGTTGGATTGGGAGTGAAAAGGACCAGCTGCCGTACCGGCGCCGGTAGGCATTCGGATAACTACGTCGGCATTTTGACCCCAGCGGTAATGCGATTTAGCTAAATTATTAACAATTTGATTAAAAGCACAGCTCACAAAATCGGCAAACTGCATTTCGATTACGGATTTCTTGCCTTTAACCGATAATCCTAAACCAATGCCCACAATGGCCGATTCGCAGAGCGGGGTGTTACGGATGCGGTCTTTCCCAAATTGCGCTACCAGACCTTCTGTTGCTTTAAACACGCCCCCGTATTCGGCAATATCCTGCCCCATTAATACTAGTTCGGGATATTTTTCCAGGCTTTGGCGAAGGGCATCAGTAATGGCATCTACGTAGCGCTTTTCTGACTGCTGACCGGATTGGGGATTTTCTATAATAGGATTGTAAGGGGCATATACATCCGCTAACTCGGTAGCTGCATCGGCAGTAGGCATGGGTGTGGCAAAAGCTGCTTCTAAGCCCTGATCAATGCTGGCTTTAAACTCATCACGGGTTGCGGCTAGTAAACGCGCCGTTAGCACTTTTTCGTCGAGCAGGTATTTTTCGTAAGTTTCTACCGGGTCTTTTTTCGACCATTTTTCAAATAATTCCTGCGGTACGTATTTCGTGCCGGATGCTTCTTCGTGGCCCCGCATCCTAAACGTCATGGCTTCAATTAAAATCGGGCGGGGATTTTTGCGCATACTGGCCGCAGCCTGCCGGACAGTATCGTACACTTCTATTACATTGTTGCCGTCAATCTGTAAAGTATCAATGCCGTAAGCGGGCCCTTTATCAATAAAATAATTAAATTTAAATTGCTCCGAGTTGGGCGTGGATAAACCATAACCGTTATTTTCAATCATAAAGATTACTGGCAAATTCCAGACGGCGGCTACGTTTAACGCTTCGTGAAAATCCCCTTCGCTGGCTCCGCCATCGCCGCTAAATACCAGAGTTACTTTCTTTTTCTTAGCAAGTAAGTCGGCTAAAGCAATGCCATCGGCTACGGCTAGTTGCGGGCCTAAATGCGAAATCATGCCGACAATGTGGTGCTCCTGCGAGCCAAAATGAAAAGACCGGTCGCGGCCTTTGGTAAAGCCCGTGGTTTTCCCTTGAAATTGGGCAAACAACCGGTCGAGCGGCATATTACGACAGGTAAAAATTCCGAGATTGCGGTGTAAAGGCAAAATATATTCGTCGGAGTCGAGCGCCAAAGCCGCGCCTACCGAAATTGCTTCCTGCCCAATACCCGAAAACCACTTACTAATCCGGCCTTGGCGCAGCAAAACCAGCATACGCTCCTCAATCATGCGGGGCAGTAAAATACCGCGGTATAAGTGCAACAGGTCATCGTCGGAGTAATCTTTGCGATTATAATTCATTCGTAAAATTGCGTTTATTCTATCAAAATTAGTTAAAATATTAATGGCAGTACTGTTTTTTACACCCGCAAACTTTAAGCAGAATGTTAGTAACCGTACGTTTTAAAGCAGAAAGGTTAAAAATGAAAAATTTTTAAAATATTATATTTTAAAATTTATATATTTATAAAATGTGCAAATCACTTTATGAAACAATATTTACTTTCTTTTGCTCTTTTTTCTCTTTTCCCATTAACTGCTTTATCCCACAACAGTTCTTTTCTATTATCTAATAATTGGTTTAAAGGTACTCAAGATACAACTCTTACCATCGATTCAGTTAATCTTGGCAACCATTCTCTATTTAGAAGTCAATTTACCGGTGCCATATCTACCATTAGCCAAAAGCAATTACAGCAAGTAGCCGTTATATCCGTAGATCATGCTTTAAAGGGGCAGGTAGCCGGAGTACAGGTCACTCAAAATTCAGGTATGCCCGGCGCTGCTGCTGCCGTACGGGTAAGGGGAATATCTACCTTATTCAATTCCGCTGAACCGCTTTACGTATTGGATGGTGTACCTTTTATTCAAACTTTATCGGGCAATGCAAATTCATTTTTGTCAATTCTGAATTCTATAAACATAAACGATATTGCTTCCATCGAAATTTTAAAAGACGCAGGTGCTGCTGCCATCTATGGAACTCGGGCATCGAACGGGGTGGTGCTGATTACTACGCGTCGTGGTCAGGCACAATCCAACCAAGTAACTTTTGACACCTATTTTGGCCTGCAAGAAGCGCCCCGGCAAATACCTTTATTAAACGCAACAGAGTACGCTGAATTGATAAATAAAGCCTTAAAGCAGGAAAGCCAAGCACCTAAATATAGTGCAGCCGAAGTTAAAGCTTTTGGCAAAGGAACCAATTGGCAAGAGGAAGTATTCCGGACAGCTCCTCTCTTGAATAACCAGCTAAGTTACACCGGTGGTACGCAGGCACATCGTTTTTTTGCCAGCGCCGGCTATTTAAATCAACAAGGCATCGTTATCCAATCTGGGTTACGGCGCTACAACTTCCGGCTAAACTACGACGGGCAAATTGGAAAAAATTTAAAAATCAGCATTTCCTCTTTGATTAGTACACTCAAAAACCAACCAACTGATCCAAATAGTATTTATTACACCTTAACGGCACCACCTGTTTTTAAGCCAAATGATACCACCAACCATTTTAGGAATCCAATTAGACTGCTCCGCGAAAATACCTACTCAGAAGAAGGTAAACTACTTTGGGCAAATTTCTTTGCAGAGTATCAAATTAAACCAGGTTTATTAGTAAAAGCTCAATATGGAGTAAACGAGATAAAACAAGAGAGCAGACAAATTTTTCACGCCAGATTATCCAACGACATTAGATATACAAAAATAAATTATAGTAGTAAAACACCCATGTTAGAGGCGACCTTGCGTTTCCATAAAAGCTGGCAAAAGCACACTTTTTTCTTACTAAGTGGTTTTGCCGGGCAGCAACTGGAAAATTCATATATCAATAAAGTTAACCTAAGCCGATCCGGAAATGGTTTTGAGGAATATAGCGAGGAAGGTAAACGGAGTAAAAACAAGTTTTTCTCTTACTTCGGACAATTTCA
The sequence above is a segment of the Adhaeribacter swui genome. Coding sequences within it:
- the lipA gene encoding lipoyl synthase; protein product: MVMLPVIQPVEAPVKARKPDWLRVKLPVGKEYAKVRNLVDQYKLHTICESGNCPNMGECWGAGTATFMILGNVCTRSCSFCAVTTGRPNEYDQDEPRRVAEAIKLMGVKHAVITSVNRDELKDRGASIWHETVVQVKQLSPETTIETLIPDVKANWDALTTMISAGQEVVSHNMETVKELYRMVRPQAKYERSLEQIKRIKAYGKRTKSGIMLGVGETKDQVYQAMDDLVANGLDILTLGQYLQPTKRHLEVAEFIHPDLFAHYREEGLNRGLKYVEAGPLVRSSYHAERHVFI
- the ytxJ gene encoding bacillithiol system redox-active protein YtxJ gives rise to the protein MQWNALTSAEQLDNIKAESKQQPVIIFKHSTSCSISATAKSRLERQWDSVGLENVKPYYLDLLSYRTVSNQIASTFDVRHESPQLLLIQDGECTSDWSHLGIKLEEVKKALV
- a CDS encoding alpha-ketoacid dehydrogenase subunit alpha/beta translates to MNYNRKDYSDDDLLHLYRGILLPRMIEERMLVLLRQGRISKWFSGIGQEAISVGAALALDSDEYILPLHRNLGIFTCRNMPLDRLFAQFQGKTTGFTKGRDRSFHFGSQEHHIVGMISHLGPQLAVADGIALADLLAKKKKVTLVFSGDGGASEGDFHEALNVAAVWNLPVIFMIENNGYGLSTPNSEQFKFNYFIDKGPAYGIDTLQIDGNNVIEVYDTVRQAAASMRKNPRPILIEAMTFRMRGHEEASGTKYVPQELFEKWSKKDPVETYEKYLLDEKVLTARLLAATRDEFKASIDQGLEAAFATPMPTADAATELADVYAPYNPIIENPQSGQQSEKRYVDAITDALRQSLEKYPELVLMGQDIAEYGGVFKATEGLVAQFGKDRIRNTPLCESAIVGIGLGLSVKGKKSVIEMQFADFVSCAFNQIVNNLAKSHYRWGQNADVVIRMPTGAGTAAGPFHSQSNEAWFFHTPGLKIVYPSNPYDAKGLLNAAISDPNPVMYFEHKLLYRSLSAQIPYDYYTLEIGKANLVAEGPDFSIITYGMGVHWATQLLQAMPQVKADILDLRTLMPWDKEAVRTTVQKTGRVLIVHEDTVTGGIGAEISAWISEHCFRYLDSPVVRVGSLDTPVPFSPPLEQEFLPIQRLKQKIEELLQY
- a CDS encoding SusC/RagA family TonB-linked outer membrane protein codes for the protein MKQYLLSFALFSLFPLTALSHNSSFLLSNNWFKGTQDTTLTIDSVNLGNHSLFRSQFTGAISTISQKQLQQVAVISVDHALKGQVAGVQVTQNSGMPGAAAAVRVRGISTLFNSAEPLYVLDGVPFIQTLSGNANSFLSILNSININDIASIEILKDAGAAAIYGTRASNGVVLITTRRGQAQSNQVTFDTYFGLQEAPRQIPLLNATEYAELINKALKQESQAPKYSAAEVKAFGKGTNWQEEVFRTAPLLNNQLSYTGGTQAHRFFASAGYLNQQGIVIQSGLRRYNFRLNYDGQIGKNLKISISSLISTLKNQPTDPNSIYYTLTAPPVFKPNDTTNHFRNPIRLLRENTYSEEGKLLWANFFAEYQIKPGLLVKAQYGVNEIKQESRQIFHARLSNDIRYTKINYSSKTPMLEATLRFHKSWQKHTFFLLSGFAGQQLENSYINKVNLSRSGNGFEEYSEEGKRSKNKFFSYFGQFHYSFNNRYFISASVRKDGSSQFSPPERYTALPAIAAAWQVIHQQQSKQIVQSLKFRTSYGLTAYGQFSGNDMDHTNSGFIDPTIHPEVTKQINLGADLQLLSNHIQLTTDLYQRTTSDAIVLIPAASSAGYSYFRKNLAGLKNQGLEISINSHNLKGAVTWNSSFTFAANKNIITDLDGLKIVLLNTRNRTFLYSEGQSIGAINGLKTDGLYQSQDQLPNSYTLPGDVKYRNLDKSGNLNSNQTLLGSTHPAFTYSFNNDLSFKNFELNLFLQGVQGDKIYNETLVHLNNFYTTGSDNTDNGSRRLLQHWSPQHTNTSIPRLNGSYSNTVFSDQYIENGSFLRVRQLTFAYNLPPKFTLSNKMLLAKVYISGQNLFTFTRYSGYDPESGGLPIAEQGLDAYNYPIPRTYLAGIRITW